Proteins encoded by one window of Elaeis guineensis isolate ETL-2024a chromosome 12, EG11, whole genome shotgun sequence:
- the LOC140852968 gene encoding ras-related protein RABH1b-like: protein MEEGEPKAQDLGVMFAETSAKAGFNIKALFRKIAAALPGMENLSSAKHEGMVDVNLKTTTTSASQSQQQSGGCSC, encoded by the exons ATGGAGGAAGGCGAGCCTAAAGCCCAGGATCTTGGTGTTATGTTCGCAGAGACAAGTGCCAAAGCTGGCTTCAATATCAAG GCACTGTTTCGGAAAATTGCTGCAGCATTGCCAGGTATGGAAAATCTTTCCTCAGCAAAGCATGAAGGCATGGTTGATGTGAATCTCAAGACAACCACGACAAGTGCATCCCAGTCACAGCAGCAATCTGGAGGTTGCAGTTGCTGA